The genomic window CGTCCTCGCTACCGGTGTAGACCACCTTGTAGTCCAGGCCGAGGTTCTTGATCAGCGCCTTGTCGTTGGTGACGTAGGTCGGGTCGCCGTCCAGGAACTGTCCCTGGTCGCCGCTCTCGGAGGTGCGGAAGAGGTCCGTGTACTTCTTCAGGTTGCGCCAGCTGGTGATGTCCGGGTACTCCCGGGCCATCCACGGCGGCACGTACCAGCCGATCACGCCCTTGTTCCCGGTCAGACCGGCCTCCACGGCGACCTTCTCGTTGTCGATGTACTTCTTCTTCTCCTCGTCGTGCCCCCAGTTCTCCAGGATCGCGTCGACGCTGCCGTCGGCCAGGTGCTGCCACGAGTCCGATTCGGCCTCGGTCCTCACCCGCACGTCGCAGCCCAGCTCGGTGCGGGCCAGGTACCGGATCACGGCGAGGTTGGCCTGGTAGCCGACCCAGGGGTTCTCGGCCAGGGTGACGGTGCCGCACGCCTGCGGCCGCACCCCCGGCGCCGCGACCACCTCCGGCGCGGGCGAGCCGCAGGCACTCAGGGCCAGCAGCCCGGCCCCGGCCAGCAGCAGGGCCCGCCGGGCCCGGCCGGTCACGGTGTTCACGGTGGTCACGGTCTCTCCTCGTGCTGAACAGACAATGGGGGACGACGAACTGCCCGGCTCGCGCTCGGCGTCAGTACGCCGCGGCCTGCTCGGCCAGGCGGCGGGCGAGGACCTCCTCGGTGAGCGCGACCAGCACGCCCTTCACCGACTCCCGGCGCCGCGCGTCGCAGGGCACCAGCGGCACCAGGCCGTCGACGCCCAGCGCCTCGCGCACCTCCTCCAGCTCGAACTGCCGGGTGCCCTGGAACTGGTTGACGGCCACCAGGAACGGCACCCGGTGTTCCTCGAAGTAGTCGATGGCCGGGAAGCAGTCCTCGATCCGGTTGGTGTCGAGCAGCACCACCGCGCCGAGGGCCCCCTCCACCAGGTCGTCCCAGAGAAAGGCGTAGCGGTCCTGCCCGGGCGTGCCGAACAGGTACAGGCGCAGCGCCTCGTCCAGGCTGATCCGGCCGAAGTCGAGGGCGACCGTGGTGGTCACCTTGCCGGGGACCGGGTCGCGGTTGTCGATGCCGACCGACTCGTCGGTCATGTCGGCCTCGGTGAGCAGCGGCTCGATCTCCGAGATCGACCCGACGAAAGTGGTCTTGCCGACGCCGAAACCGCCACTGATGACGATCTTGACGGAGATCGGCGCGACGGCACCGCCGCTGCCGCCCACGGGCCGGTCATAGAGCGCGGACACGATCCCGGATCCTCTCGATCAGCTGTATCGACAGCTCTTCGCGTTCGGTGACGACCACCGACCCGTCGGCGACGAGATCGGACACCAGCACCCGGGCCACCCCGAAGGGCACCCGCAGCGCCGCCGAGATCTCGGCCAGCGAGGTGGGTTCCCGGCACAGCTGCACGATCTGCCGGTGCTCGAAACGCAGGGCGCCCGAGGCGAACCGGGTGCGGGCGTGGATCAGCGTCTCGACCCGCAGGCCGTCCTGCGCCGGGCGGGTGCGCCCGCCGGTGAGCAGGAACGGCCGGATCACCATGTCGTCGGCGGCGTCCGTGCCGTCGTTCGTGCCGTCCGGATCGTGCTCCGGCGCCCGTGAGGGCACCGGAGCGGCGACCGGTGGCGGGCCCGCCGCCCGCCTGCCCGTCTGCCCCGGTCGCTCGTTCATCGGGGCAGATGCTGCCGCGACTCGGAGATCAGGGACGGCGTCAGCAGCGGGCCGAAACGCTCGGCCAGCGAGGCGATCTCGTAGCCGATCAGGCCCAGGTCGCAGTCGCCCTCGGCGACCACCCCGAGGCAGCTGCCGCCGGCGATCGCCGAGACCAGCAGGAAGCCCCGGTTCATCTCGATCATCACCAGCTTCAGCCCGTCGAAGTCGTACCGCCGGGCGGCGGAGCGCCCCAGACTCGACAGGCTGGAGACGATCGCGGCCAGGTGGTCGGCCTCGGTGCGGGTCAGGCCGTCGGAGCTGGCGATCAGCAGCCCGTCCGACGACACCGCCACGGCCTCCCGGACGCCGTCGGTCTGGTGCACGAAATTGCCCAGAAGCCAGCCGAACTGGTGCCTGTCGGTATGCGTGTGGACGCTCATCCCTCGCTCATTCCTGCTGACTCCTCTGACGGGTGGTCGGAGCTTGCGCGGCCCGGCCGATCGGCCTGCCCACGGCGCATCCCTGCGCGCAGGGCGGTCAGCCGGGCGCTGACGTCGGCGGGGGAGTCGGCCATGGCCCGCTGCGGGACCGGCTGCTGCCCCCGGGCCGCCGCGTCCAGGTCGATGACCCGCCGGTTGGTGCGCCCGCCACCCGGACCGCTCTGCCGCTGGGTGCGGGGAACCCGCTTGCGCAGCCCGTTCTGGGTGCGCTCGGTGGCCGGGCCGCCGCCGGAAGCGCCGGCGGTGCCGGGCCGGCCGGCGGTACCGAACGGGTCGGTGGTGCCAGGCCGGTCGGTGGTGCCGGGCCGGTCGGTGGTGCCGGGCCGGGCGTCGCGCCGGGTCAGTCCGGCCGGTGAGCCGAGGCCGGCCGGACCGCCGAGATCGACCGGACCGCCGAGATCGGCCGGGCCATTGAGGCCGGTTTGGCCGTTGAGATCGGCTGGGCCGTTGGGCTGGTCGGAGGTCTGGCCGGGGCGGTGGTGGGGAGCCTGTCCGGGACGCAACGATCCGCCCGGACGGGCCGAGCCGGCCGGTGGGGTGGCCGGGCCCGCCGGCGGGAACACGTGATCGACACCGCGGGGGATCCGGGGGGCGGCTCCGGCCGGCGCGTCGCCCGCTCCGGTGCCCGGCCGGGCGGGCCGGTCCCTGCTCCACGAAACCGGGCGCAGTGGGCCGATTCCCGCGGCCGGTGTGGTCAGGTCGCCCGGTGAGTCATGCGACACGTCACCGGGTACGTCGCTCA from Kineosporia corallincola includes these protein-coding regions:
- a CDS encoding ABC transporter substrate-binding protein, with the protein product MNTVTGRARRALLLAGAGLLALSACGSPAPEVVAAPGVRPQACGTVTLAENPWVGYQANLAVIRYLARTELGCDVRVRTEAESDSWQHLADGSVDAILENWGHDEEKKKYIDNEKVAVEAGLTGNKGVIGWYVPPWMAREYPDITSWRNLKKYTDLFRTSESGDQGQFLDGDPTYVTNDKALIKNLGLDYKVVYTGSEDALIEAFRDAEADREPMLGYFYSPQWLLSEIDLVNIRLPAYTPGCDADPEAVRCDYQPYDLDKIQNRDFAYSGSPAAELIQRFRWTNDDQNQVARDLHAGTEPDEAARKWLDAHEDTWREWMPADA
- a CDS encoding roadblock/LC7 domain-containing protein — encoded protein: MSVHTHTDRHQFGWLLGNFVHQTDGVREAVAVSSDGLLIASSDGLTRTEADHLAAIVSSLSSLGRSAARRYDFDGLKLVMIEMNRGFLLVSAIAGGSCLGVVAEGDCDLGLIGYEIASLAERFGPLLTPSLISESRQHLPR
- a CDS encoding GTP-binding protein, producing MGGSGGAVAPISVKIVISGGFGVGKTTFVGSISEIEPLLTEADMTDESVGIDNRDPVPGKVTTTVALDFGRISLDEALRLYLFGTPGQDRYAFLWDDLVEGALGAVVLLDTNRIEDCFPAIDYFEEHRVPFLVAVNQFQGTRQFELEEVREALGVDGLVPLVPCDARRRESVKGVLVALTEEVLARRLAEQAAAY
- a CDS encoding DUF742 domain-containing protein encodes the protein MNERPGQTGRRAAGPPPVAAPVPSRAPEHDPDGTNDGTDAADDMVIRPFLLTGGRTRPAQDGLRVETLIHARTRFASGALRFEHRQIVQLCREPTSLAEISAALRVPFGVARVLVSDLVADGSVVVTEREELSIQLIERIRDRVRAL